A single genomic interval of Prunus dulcis chromosome 5, ALMONDv2, whole genome shotgun sequence harbors:
- the LOC117629144 gene encoding flavonol 4'-sulfotransferase-like encodes MASLSLSDYQEQEEKKDVLQNCEEIISTLPKDRGWGTEHYYQYEGFWYPPIFLEGVIWAQANFRARDDDIFLATFPKCGTTWVKALMFAIQNRENYDFLSHPLLTKSPQDCVPYIELLAHQDNPIDYLDAIASPRFLATHIPHRSLPKSILNSGTKIVSVARNPKDVLISYWVFSQKIRSSINKLAPLPMEEGFELFCKGVALSGPFWDNVLGYWEASLENPEKVLFLKFEDIKIDTECSVKRLAEFMGLPFSSKEEQEGAVREIIKLCSFDNLSNLEVNKSGTFGVGSKTDGKFCNDVFFRRGQTGDSKNHLTPEMLDRLDKITEQKLGASGLKF; translated from the coding sequence ATGgcttctctctccctttccGATTATCAAGAAcaggaggaaaaaaaagatgtcCTCCAAAACTGCGAAGAAATTATCTCAACCCTCCCTAAAGACAGAGGCTGGGGAACCGAGCATTACTACCAATATGAAGGCTTTTGGTACCCCCCCATTTTTCTTGAAGGTGTCATTTGGGCACAAGCAAATTTCAGGGCTAGAGACGATGACATTTTCTTGGCCACTTTTCCCAAGTGTGGCACAACATGGGTGAAGGCTCTCATGTTTGCCATCCAAAATAGAGAAAACTACGATTTTTTGTCACATCCATTGCTCACAAAAAGCCCTCAGGATTGTGTGCCCTACATAGAGTTACTTGCTCACCAAGATAACCCAATTGACTACCTTGACGCTATCGCCTCACCTAGATTCCTTGCGACTCACATTCCACACAGGTCGTTGCCAAAGTCCATTTTGAATTCTGGTACTAAAATTGTATCCGTTGCCAGGAACCCAAAAGATGTTCTTATTTCTTATTGGGtattttcccaaaaaataaGATCAAGTATAAACAAGCTAGCTCCTCTTCCCATGGAAGAGGGGTTTGAGTTGTTCTGCAAAGGGGTTGCACTTTCTGGCCCATTTTGGGATAATGTACTGGGTTATTGGGAAGCAAGCTTGGAAAACCCAGAGAAGGTTCTGTTTTTGAAGTTCGAGGATATCAAGATTGACACAGAATGCTCTGTAAAGAGGCTGGCAGAGTTCATGGGCCTTCCTTTTTCATCAAAGGAAGAGCAAGAAGGTGCTGTGCGAGAAATAATAAAGTTGTGCAGTTTTGACAACTTGAGTAATTTGGAGGTGAACAAAAGTGGGACATTTGGTGTGGGGTCCAAAACTGATGGAAAATTCTGCAACGATGTCTTCTTCAGACGAGGGCAGACTGGAGACTCAAAGAACCACCTAACACCTGAGATGCTCGACCGTCTTGACAAAATTACAGAGCAAAAATTGGGCGCTTCTGGTCTGAAATTTTAG
- the LOC117627623 gene encoding isoaspartyl peptidase/L-asparaginase 1, with protein sequence MGWAIALHGGAGDIPLSLPPERRLPREAGLRHCLHIGVEALKAKTSALDVVELVVRELENIPHFNAGKGSVLTTQGTVEMEACIMDGTKRCGAVSGLTTVVNPISLARLVMEKTPHIYLAFDGAEAFAREQGVETVDSSHFITPENVERLKQAKEANRVQIDYTQPLHKDEKKETPEADGDSKLGTVGCVAVDSLGNLASATSTGGLVNKMVGRIGDTPIIGAGTYANSLCAVSATGKGEAIIRGTVARDVAAVMEFKCVSLKEAAAYVVEEGTPKGNVGLVAVSATGEVTMPFNTTGMFRACATEYGYSEIGIWPSVQN encoded by the exons atggGGTGGGCAATAGCACTCCACGGCGGTGCAGGCGACATCCCGCTCTCCCTGCCGCCGGAGCGCCGCCTGCCTCGCGAGGCCGGCCTCCGCCACTGCCTCCACATCGGCGTTGAAGCTCTCAAAGCCAAGACCTCCGCTTTGGACGTCGTTGAGCTTGTG GTTCGTGAGTTAGAGAACATTCCACACTTTAATGCTGGTAAAGGGTCTGTCTTGACCACCCAAGGCACAGTTGAAATGGAAGCTTGCATCATGGATGGAACCAAGAGATGTGGAGCTGTTTCTGGGCTCACCACTGTTGTCAATCCCATATCTTTAGCAAGACTGGTCATGGAGAAAACTCCTCACATTTATCTTGCATTTGACGGAGCAGAGGCCTTTGCAAGGGAACAA GGTGTTGAGACTGTAGATTCAAGTCATTTCATTACCCCAGAGAATGTTGAGAGGCTCAAGCAGGCAAAAGAAGCCAACAGAGTGCAG ATTGATTATACACAACCCCTTCACAAagatgagaagaaagaaacaccAGAAGCTGATGGGGATAGTAAACTTGGGACGGTTGGATGCGTGGCTGTCGATAGTCTCGGGAATTTAGCTTCTGCAACTTCTACTGGCGGATTAGTCAACAAGATGGTTGGTCGGATTGGGGACACACCCATCATTGGTGCAGGGACATATGCCAACAGTCTCTGTGCAGTTTCTGCCACGGGCAAAGGTGAAGCGATAATCCGTGGTACGGTTGCAAGGGATGTAGCAGCTGTTATGGAGTTCAAATGTGTTTCTCTCAAAGAAGCTGCAGCTTATGTTGTGGAGGAGGGCACTCCAAAAGGCAATGTAGGTTTGGTTGCTGTATCTGCCACAGGGGAAGTGACAATGCCTTTCAATACCACAGGCATGTTTCGAGCTTGCGCTACTGAGTATGGGTATTCAGAGATTGGAATATGGCCTTCTGTGCAAAATTGA
- the LOC117628566 gene encoding uncharacterized ATP-dependent helicase YprA — translation MAENERQIQVRTLVGESSTVSVSVNDTIENFKSLLKRSFPPATRSLNFHLFFKGGKLGLQSKIGSLNIKPDEFLVLVPFSKKEPNNNQTQKSDQSKASLNGSDKSSTISNFADSAWSDMMQDLSSLRDNSSYQTPMEPIIGSFNLGDRTEAMNETATCCSSGAKRKKGLDSDDIMLDILRCSRRSKNVLDEHNFTRFVEVLASVSCLSDPYNGDCMLGRRVHLRRQGLGTGLPKSNSSSCLCPPWLKIIMKAFAFLNTFSAFIQSRQERTTSILLEQALGQLPKFGVELGLKDIKNLSVISPKVVRFVNKNAEETSSGNAIVIINCSTEDNRKHGCKQMDVPMIVSVLKIRESSFRSNLWKAIEWLLFKTGNEISRDFSLEDLLISVKECDTAARGNEAKQSRITPAASNNFDRKHSAASRTHRCHGTDSLLPVEMVEHLRKGIGAKGQVVHVEDIGARRPVYVEVPHELSENMRSALHSIGITQLYSHQAESIQASLSGKNVVVATMTSSGKSLCYNLPVLEVLSQSSSSCALYLFPTKALAQDQLRALLAMTKGFDGSLNIGVYDGDTTQEERTWLRHNSRLLITNPDMLHVSILPHHRRFARILENIRFVVIDEAHIYKGAFGCHTAFILRRLRRLCSHVYGSDPSFVFSTATSANPHDHCMELASLPTLELIQNDGSPAARKLFILWNPFVDQETVVKNPNNIMVNGKSSDESANFKSSSPILDVSCLFAEMVQHGLRCLAFCKTRKLCELVLCYTREILQQTAPHLVDSICAYRAGYIAQNRRRIESDFFDGKLCGIAATNALELGIDVGHIDVTLHLGFPGSISSLWQQAGRAGRRDRPSLAVYVAFEGPLDQYFMKYPKKLFGSPIECCHVDAKNQQVLAQQLVCAAHEHPLSLSYDEKFFGSGLDSAIVSLKNRGYLSYDSLCNSSAKVWNYIGHEKMPSHSVSIRSIETERYKVIDQQKKEILEEIEESSAFFQVYEGAVYMNQGKTYLVTSLDLSRKIASCYVADLKYYTKSRDCTDIHVMGSKYAYRPQLSNIQFSRTTARADPCKVTTTWLGYHCVSRGSNEIMETVDHVLPKYSYESQAVWVSVPQSVKEAVIMKDLDFRAGLHAASHVVLNVVPLRIICNLSDLAPECINPEYTRYYPERILLYDRHPGGSGVSVQVQPIFMELLIAALELLTSCRCSEHGGCPNCVQSFACKEYNEGLHKESAIMIIKGVLDAEL, via the exons atggcAGAAAACGAGAGACAAATCCAGGTCCGTACACTAGTCGGAGAATCAAGCACTGTTTCAGTCTCCGTCAACGACACCATTGAAAACTTCAAGAGCCTTCTCAAGCGTTCCTTCCCTCCCGCCACTCGCTCTCTCAATTTTCACCTTTTTTTCAAG GGTGGTAAGTTGGGTTTGCAGAGTAAGATAGGTAGCCTCAACATTAAGCCTGACGAATTTCTAGTGCTTGTCCCGTTTTCTAAGAAGGAGCCGAATAATAATCAGACCCAGAAATCTGATCAATCTAAAGCTTCATTGAATGGCTCTGATAAAAGCTCCACCATATCAAACTTTGCCGATTCCGCGTGGTCTGATATGATGCAAGACTTATCGTCTTTACGGGACAATTCAAGTTATCAAACCCCAATGGAGCCTATTATTGGAAGTTTCAATCTTGGAGATAGAACGGAAGCAATGAATGAAACTGCTACTTGTTGCTCTTCTGGAGCAAAGCGCAAAAAGGGTCTTGATTCTGATGACATTATGTTGGATATATTGCGGTGTAGTAGAAGAAGCAAGAATGTCCTTGATGAACATAACTTTACAAGGTTCGTTGAGGTTTTGGCGTCAGTGAGTTGTTTGTCCGATCCCTATAATGGGGACTGCATGTTGGGGAGAAGAGTTCATTTAAGGCGCCAGGGCCTTGGCACGGGACTGCCTAAAAGCAATAGTAGTTCATGCTTGTGTCCACCGTGGTTGAAGATAATCATGAAGGCATTTGCATTCTTAAACACTTTTTCTGCATTTATTCAATCACGGCAGGAGAGAACAACCTCAATTCTTTTGGAGCAAGCACTGGGCCAGCTTCCGAAATTTGGAGTTGAACTTGGTTTGAAGGACATAAAGAATCTTTCAGTTATTTCTCCAAAG GTAGTACGTTTTGTAAATAAGAATGCAGAGGAGACAAGTTCTGGTAATGCGATTGTTATCATCAATTGTTCAACAGAGGATAATCGTAAACATG GTTGCAAACAGATGGATGTACCAATGATTGTCAGTGTATTGAAGATACGAGAAAGTTCTTTCAGAAGTAATTTGTGGAAGGCTATAGAGTGGTTATTG TTTAAAACTGGAAATGAGATTTCCAGGGATTTTTCCTTGGAAGACTTGCTTATATCTGTGAAGGAATGTGATACTGCTGCAAGAGGAAATGAAGCAAAACAATCAAGGATAACCCCTGCAgcttcaaataattttgacCGAAAACACTCTGCCGCTTCAAGAACTCATCGATGCCAT GGTACAGATTCATTGCTACCAGTGGAGATGGTTGAGCATCTTAGAAAAGGCATTGGAGCGAAAGGGCAG GTAGTGCATGTTGAAGACATTGGTGCTCGGAGACCTGTTTATGTAGAAGTTCCACATGAACTATCTGAAAATATGAGATCTGCACTTCACAGTATTGGAATCACGCAACTATATAGCCATCAG GCAGAGTCAATACAAGCCTCACTTTCTGGGAAGAATGTTGTTGTGGCAACAATGACATCCAGTGGGAAATCTCTTTGCTATAATTTGCCCGTCTTAGAAGTTCTGTCGCAGAGTTCTTCATCATGTGCTCTATACTTATTTCCAACGAAG GCTTTAGCTCAAGATCAACTAAGAGCTTTGTTGGCTATGACCAAAGGATTTGATGGTAGCTTAAACATTGGTGTATATGATGGTGATACTACTCAGGAGGAGAGGACATGGCTGCGCCATAATTCTAGACTG CTAATCACGAATCCAGATATGTTGCATGTATCAATCCTACCACACCATAGACGATTTGCTCGGATTTTGGAAAATATTAG GTTTGTAGTCATTGATGAGGCACATATTTATAAGGGAGCATTTGGTTGTCATACTGCTTTTATCTTAAGGAGACTTCGACGGCTCTGCTCACATG TGTATGGAAGTGATccttcttttgtgttttcaacTGCAACTTCGGCAAATCCTCACGACCATTGTATG GAACTTGCAAGTTTACCAACATTAGAGCTGATTCAGAATGATGGAAGTCCTGCTGCTAGAAAGCTCTTCATCCTTTGGAATCCTTTTGTGGATCAAGAAACT GTGGTGAAGAATCCCAATAATATTATGGTAAATGGTAAATCTTCTGATGAAAGTGCCAACTTCAAAAGTTCAAG CCCGATTTTGGATGTTTCATGCCTGTTTGCTGAAATGGTACAGCATGGACTACGCTGCCTTGCTTTCTGCAAAACACGCAAGCTTTGTGAACTTGTGTTGTGCTATAC GCGTGAAATTCTTCAGCAGACAGCTCCCCATCTGGTAGACTCTATATGTGCTTATCGTGCTGGTTACATTGCTCAG AATAGGAGAAGAATAGAGAGTGAtttttttgatggaaagcTTTGTGGTATTGCTGCAACAAATGCCCTTGAATTGGGTATTGATGTTGGACATATTGATGTAACTCTTCATTTAGGTTTTCCTGGTAGTATTTCTAG CTTGTGGCAACAAGCTGGCAGAGCCGGGAGGAGAGATAGACCTTCTCTTGCTGTGTATGTTGCTTTTGAAGGGCCTCTTGATCAATATTTCATGAAATATCCAAAGAAACTTTTTGGAAGCCCAATTGAGTGCTGTCATGTTGACGCTAAGAACCAACag GTTCTTGCACAGCAGTTGGTTTGTGCTGCTCACGAACATCCACTGAGTTTGTCTTATGACGAGAAGTTTTTCGGTTCTGGTTTAGACAGTGCCATAGTGTCTCTTAAAAATAGAGGATATTTGAGTTATGATTCATTATGTAATTCTTCTGCTAAGGTTTGGAACTATATTGGGCACGAG aAAATGCCTTCACATTCAGTTAGTATACGATCAATAGAAACTGAAAGATACAAAGTTATAGAccagcaaaagaaagaaatcctTGAAGAGATTGAGGAAAGCAGTGCTTTTTTTCAG GTATATGAAGGTGCTGTTTATATGAACCAAGGAAAGACGTATCTGGTCACAAGCTTAGATTTATCACGTAAGATTGCTTCGTGCTACGTGGCTGATTTGAAGTATTACACAAAAAGCCGTGATTGCACAGATATTCATGTCATGGGCAGTAAATAT GCTTATCGGCCTCAGCTCTCCAACATCCAGTTCTCAAGAACAACAGCCCGAGCAGATCCTTGCAAAGTAACAACTACATGGTTAGGGTACCATTGTGTATCTAGAGGAAGCAATGAGATAATGGAAACAGTTGACCATGTACTTCCTAAATATTCTTATGAGTCACAG GCAGTTTGGGTTTCGGTTCCACAATCAGTAAAAGAAGCTGTAATTATGAAAGACCTTGATTTCCGAGCAGGGCTGCATGCTGCATCACATGTTGTTCTAAACGTTGTGCCTTT ACGAATAATATGCAACTTATCAGACTTGGCTCCAGAGTGTATAAACCCTGAATACACCCGCTATTACCCGGAAAGGATTCTATTATATGACCGGCATCCCGGAGGAAGTGGTGTCTCTGTACAG GTTCAGCCGATTTTCATGGAGCTCTTAATTGCTGCTTTGGAACTTCTTACATCTTGCCGCTGCTCAGAACATGGAGGCTGCCCTAATTGTGTTCAA AGTTTTGCTTGTAAGGAGTATAATGAGGGTTTGCACAAGGAGTCAGCAATTATGATCATTAAG GGTGTTCTTGATGCGGAATTATGA
- the LOC117626991 gene encoding protein BREAKING OF ASYMMETRY IN THE STOMATAL LINEAGE, translated as MCSTPWTMTRLVRWRVKDWASCFLACRFSLDDEAADRCCPATPQLPIRNMVFDMQDDSRCNETNTKKMSRHKKCSRERRLSHSSKQVKGTCPVESRSSNNSRCRPHFSDEEFIVFCFKEDGAFDVVKNGKPEAASSIDCTSRNSPRPVNRKLNYGEDTKRAERCSNQERLTGKAYDIYPTTNDGKCIIFDQKVEEEEENYLGTEPPPGSIAEDRRMVSVESSDSNQSDGSTGSFAFPVLGLEWTGSPVQMPKSEALELRKHKARCIGFQFQCCRF; from the exons ATGTGCAGCACGCCATGGACAATGACAAGGCTAGTGAGATGGCGTGTGAAGGACTGGGCTTCATGTTTCTTGGCTTGCAGGTTTTCTTTAG ATGATGAAGCAGCTGATAGATGTTGTCCTGCAACCCCCCAACTGCCAATAAGAAACATGGTTTTCGATATGCAGGATGACAGCAGATGCAATGAGACAAATACGAAAAAGATGTCAAGGCACAAAAAATGCAGCCGAGAACGACGATTAAGCCACAGTTCGAAACAGGTTAAAGGCACTTGCCCAGTTGAAAGTAGGAGTTCCAATAACTCAAGATGCAGGCCACATTTTTCAGATGAAGAATTTATAGTATTCTGCTTTAAAGAAGATGGAGCATTCGACGTCgtgaaaaatggaaaaccGGAAGCCGCCAGTAGTATAGACTGCACGTCAAGAAACTCACCAAGGCCTGTGAATCGCAAG CTTAATTATGGCGAGGATACAAAAAGAGCTGAAAGGTGTAGCAATCAGGAGAGGTTGACTGGAAAAGCATATGATATTTACCCTACAACAAATGATGGAAAATGTATCATCTTTGACCAAAAGGTAGAGG aagaagaggagaattACTTGGGTACAGAACCACCTCCTGGAAGCATTGCTGAGGATCGTAGGATGGTGTCCGTTGAATCAAGTGATTCTAATCAATCCGACGGCAGCACAGGCTCTTTTGCTTTTCCAGT GTTGGGTTTGGAGTGGACGGGCAGTCCCGTGCAAATGCCTAAGTCAGAAGCTCTGGAATTAAGAAAGCACAAGGCTCGCTGTATAGGCTTTCAGTTTCAGTGCTGTAGATTCTGA
- the LOC117626900 gene encoding protein MICROTUBULE BINDING PROTEIN 2C produces the protein MYEAQNFLESQDNSSNFGQDLKLWLSGDANSSPTQSSLAHASTTTTHNSNVDRVLFKDLVEIVPLVQSLIDRKASSSFTRRGSVTYTKTPSRESLSKKVTEQKGRNPAQSIPIRKKRDHGDKDPSTNSSNNPDSDIFSNFSSRTSAEQEELDALRVQVDDLQRKVSEKEELLKSSEISKDQMKAIQAKLDEMKHQVSEKDALIKAAKLQLSDAKIKLADKQAALEKLQWEAMTSNRKVEKLQEELDSLQGQISSFMFLFQGLMKADAIVYGEDYDISPCTVDHLPHIDDLDETHMWKMEEARKAYITAVAAAKERQDEESIAAAASARLHLQSLVL, from the exons atgtACGAGGCACAGAATTTCCTGGAATCGCAAGATAATTCAAGTAATTTTGGCCAGGACCTAAAATTGTGGCTTTCAGGGGATGCCAACTCGTCCCCAACTCAGTCCTCACTCGCTCATGcttccaccaccaccacccacaACAGCAATGTCGATCGCGTCCTCTTCAAAGACCTCGTCGAGATCGTCCCTCTCGTTCAGTCCCTCATC GATCGGAAAGCAAGCAGTTCGTTTACGCGGCGTGGTTCGGTGACCTACACCAAGACACCTTCTAGAGAATCCTTATCCAAAAAA GTAACTGAACAAAAAGGGAGGAATCCAGCTCAATCCATTCCCATAAGAAAGAAGAGGGATCATGGAGACAAGGACCCCAGCACGAATTCTAGCAATAACCCTGATTCTGacatattttctaatttttcctCAAGAACTTCGGCGGAGCAAGAAGAGTTGGATGCATTAAGGGTACAAGTGGATGATCTACAAAGAAAAGTATCAGAGAAGGAGGAACTTTTAAAGTCATCGGAGATATCAAAGGACCAAATGAAAGCTATTCAAGCAAAACTTGATGAAATGAAGCACCAAGTTTCAGAAAAGGATGCGTTAATCAAGGCTGCTAAGCTACAACTCTCTGATGCAAAG ATTAAGCTTGCAGATAAGCAAGCTGCTTTGGAAAAGTTACAGTGGGAAGCAATGACATCTAACAGGAAAGTGGAGAAGCTTCAGGAGGAGCTAGACTCCTTGCAAGGACAGATTTCATCATTTATGTTCCTATTTCAAGGCTTGATGAAAGCGGATGCCATTGTATACGGTGAAGATTATGATATTTCACCGTGCACTGTGGATCATCTTCCTCATATC GATGATTTGGATGAGACGCATATGTGGAAAATGGAAGAAGCTAGAAAAGCTTACATCACTGCTGTTGCCGCTGCAAAAGAAAGGCAAGATGAAGAATCTATTGCTGCTGCAGCCAGTGCAAGATTACATCTTCAATCATTGGTTCTCTAA